Below is a window of Leisingera sp. S132 DNA.
AGCAGGGCCTGATCCTGGCCGGGGGCGTTGCCAAGCCGCATGGCGAGTTCGACAGCTCGATGCAATTGCTGGAAACCGGCCTGTTCGACCAGGCGGGCTTTACCAACCTGCACGTTGCGGGGCACCCCGAGCCGAACCTGGACATCGACCCCAAGGGCGGCCGCGCCAATACCTATGCGGCGCTGGACTGGAAACAGGAATTCTCCAAGCGCACCGACGCCCGGATGGCGCTGGCGACCCAATTCTGCTTTGAGGCTCAGCCCGTGATCGACTGGGTGAATGAGCTGAATGAGCGCGGCATGAACCTGCCGGTTCACATTGGCATCGCAGGCCCGGCCAAGCTGCAGACCATGATCAAGTTCGCTATCGCTTGCGGCGTCGGCCCGTCGCTGAAAGTTCTGCAGAAGCGCGCCAAGGACGTGTCCAAGCTGCTGCTGCCGCATGAGCCGGGCGAGGTTCTGGCAGGTCTGGCAGCCCATAAGGCAGCCAATTCTGACTTTGCAATCGAGAAGGTTCACTTCTTCCCGCTGGGCGGCATCAAGACCAATGCCACCTGGGCCATCAACAACGGCGGCGACTCCGCCAAGCCGGTTAACTCCTAAGGATCCACAATGACCCGTACAGTCGTAGAATCAAAAACAAAAACCGCGGTCCTGGGCTTTGACGAGCCGTTCTGCGTCATCGGTGAGCGCATCAACCCGACCGGCCGCAAGAAACTGGCGGCCGAACTGGAAGCCGGCGATTTCTCCACCGTTGAAAAGGACGCCGTGGCTCAGGTTCTGGCCGGTGCAACCGTGCTCGATATCAACGCGGGCGTGGTGTACAACTCCAACCCGAACCCGAACGAGACCGAGCCGCCGCTGATGAAGAAGATCGTCGAGCTGGTTCAGGGCCTGGTTGACGTGCCGCTCTGCATCGACTCCTCGGTCCCTGGCGCGCTGGAAGCCGGCCTGGAAGTCTGTGAAGGCCGTCCGCTGCTGAACTCGGTCACCGGCGAAGAAGAGCGCCTGGAACAGATCCTGCCGCTGGTCAAGAAGTACAATGTCCCGGTTGTGGCGATCTCCAACGACGACACCGGCATTTCGGAAGACCCCGACGTGCGCTTTGCCGTCGCCAAAAAAATCGTTGAGCGTGCTGCCGATTTCGGCATCCCGGCGCATGACATCGTGGTTGACCCGCTGGTGATGCCGGTTGGCGCCATGGCAACCGCTGGCCTGCAGGTGTTTGCCCTGGTCCGCCGTCTGCGCGAAGAGCTGGGCGTGAATACCACTTGCGGTGCGTCCAACATCTCCTTCGGTCTGCCGAACCGTCACGGCATCAACAACGCCTTCCTGCCGATGGCAATGGGCGCGGGCATGACTTCTGCGATCATGAACCCGGTGGCGCTGCCGGTGACCCAAAAGGCAATCGCCGAGAAGAAGGCTGCAGTTGAAGCCGCCGGTATCATCCTGCCGGAGGCCATGGACGACGAGGCGTTTGTCACCATGTTTGGCCTGGGCTCAACCAAGCCGCGCGCCGGCAAGGAAATGGAAGCCATCCGCGCTGCCAACTTCCTGACCAACAACGACCCGCATGGCGGCGAGTGGATCAAGTTCAACAAGCCCCCGGCAGCCGAAGGCGAAGAGGGCCGCGGCCGTGGCGGCCGTGCCGGCGGACGCCGCCGCCGCGCCTGATCCGCGACCAGCAAATCAACACAAAGGCCGGGCAGCAATGCCTGGCCTTTTTTTATGGCAAATTCAAAGTGTTGGGTGCGTCTTCTGAAGTGTGCTAAAGCCTGCTGTGCATGGCTGGAGGCCAGCGTGCCGACCCGGCGGGGGCTGAAGCATTCAGTTTTGGGAAGCGGTCTGTAAGGGAAAGTGGCGGAGAGACAGGGATTCGAACCCTGGGTGGGCTTGCACCCACAACGGTTTTCGAGACCGCCCCGTTCGACCACTCCGGCACCTCTCCGCGGGGGTCTGGTGGGGCAGCGTTTAAGGTTGATTCCGGACCGGCGCAAGGGGGGATTTGCGCCTTTCCCAAAAAAAGCCGGATTTCCGTTGCCAGCCAAAGGTTTTTGCCTAGATTTGCACTATGCAGATGTTCCATTTACCGCCCGCATTCCTGACACGCTCCCTTGTCATGTTTTGGCTCGCCTGTTGGGCCGCCGTCCTGCCTGCAGCTGCCGCCGACCGGGCACGGGTCGAGGCGTTTCTGGAAGTCACCGGGTTTGACGTGGCGCTCGACAGCATAGCGCTGTCCGCGTCCACTGCACCGGATATGCTGGGTGTCGATGCCGGTGCCTTTGGCAGCCAGTGGACCGAAATGTCCGAAGATGTCTTTGATACCGAAAAGATGCGCGGCCTGGCGCTGGACATCCTCGAAAACACCCTGGACGATGCGGCGCTGGACCATGCTGCGGCCTTTTATGCCAGTGACCTTGGGAAACGATTGGTGCGCGCGGAGAATTCGTCACATCTGATTGAGGATGACGAGGTGAAGCAGCTGGCAGGCAACCGCATCATTTCGGATCTGGTCAAGGCCGGCAGCAAGCGGGTTGCGATGTACCAGCGTATGGGGAGCGCAATTGACGCTGCCGGCACTGGTGTAAAGGCGCTGCAGCAGATCCAGTTCCGCTTTCTGATGGCTGCTGCTGCTGCAGGTGTGATTGACCTGGAACTCGACGCCGATGAGTTGCGGGCGCTGATGAAGGAGCAAGAGGGCGAGCTGCGCCTCAGCCTGCAGGCCTCCAGCCTTGCAGCTTCTGCTTATACCTATCAGGAGTTCTCGGATGCTGAAGTGCAGGCCTATGTCGAGGCACTGGAAGAGGAGCCAATGCAGCGGGTTTATGAACTGCTGAACGCGGTCCAGTACGAGATCACTGCCAACCGGTTCGAGGAGCTTGCCCACCGTATGGCGGAGCTGACACCGGGCCAGGATATCTGATTTCCGCAGGGCGTCTGAAAAGCCTGTGGAAAACGGTTGACACACCAGGAATTCCGAACCATAAGCCCGCATCCCGGCCCGGAATCCGTGCGCCGGGGTTTATTTGTCATACGCCCATTCAAGGGCGCGCTGTTCGAGGCGGCAT
It encodes the following:
- a CDS encoding DUF2059 domain-containing protein, which gives rise to MFWLACWAAVLPAAAADRARVEAFLEVTGFDVALDSIALSASTAPDMLGVDAGAFGSQWTEMSEDVFDTEKMRGLALDILENTLDDAALDHAAAFYASDLGKRLVRAENSSHLIEDDEVKQLAGNRIISDLVKAGSKRVAMYQRMGSAIDAAGTGVKALQQIQFRFLMAAAAAGVIDLELDADELRALMKEQEGELRLSLQASSLAASAYTYQEFSDAEVQAYVEALEEEPMQRVYELLNAVQYEITANRFEELAHRMAELTPGQDI
- a CDS encoding methylenetetrahydrofolate reductase; this translates as MALLNFKKRDTGAGQTATPEMEAFLKGYSIEVMPRTAAKVEDFRDLLPAGTRVYIAHIEGTPIEDMVETAKRIAGEGYDVMPHFPARIIKDKATLGDWINRYQGEAGVKQGLILAGGVAKPHGEFDSSMQLLETGLFDQAGFTNLHVAGHPEPNLDIDPKGGRANTYAALDWKQEFSKRTDARMALATQFCFEAQPVIDWVNELNERGMNLPVHIGIAGPAKLQTMIKFAIACGVGPSLKVLQKRAKDVSKLLLPHEPGEVLAGLAAHKAANSDFAIEKVHFFPLGGIKTNATWAINNGGDSAKPVNS
- a CDS encoding methyltetrahydrofolate cobalamin methyltransferase, producing MTRTVVESKTKTAVLGFDEPFCVIGERINPTGRKKLAAELEAGDFSTVEKDAVAQVLAGATVLDINAGVVYNSNPNPNETEPPLMKKIVELVQGLVDVPLCIDSSVPGALEAGLEVCEGRPLLNSVTGEEERLEQILPLVKKYNVPVVAISNDDTGISEDPDVRFAVAKKIVERAADFGIPAHDIVVDPLVMPVGAMATAGLQVFALVRRLREELGVNTTCGASNISFGLPNRHGINNAFLPMAMGAGMTSAIMNPVALPVTQKAIAEKKAAVEAAGIILPEAMDDEAFVTMFGLGSTKPRAGKEMEAIRAANFLTNNDPHGGEWIKFNKPPAAEGEEGRGRGGRAGGRRRRA